The following proteins are co-located in the Besnoitia besnoiti strain Bb-Ger1 chromosome Unknown contig00007, whole genome shotgun sequence genome:
- a CDS encoding putative uracil phosphoribosyltransferase FUR1 (encoded by transcript BESB_073550) translates to MTQSPTSLVSTGPVLTDCRYTRNENEEKILEDIMSRAPVPAFERQLTSPCIVRCIACLGRLFPVFPRFPNVVLMKQTAQLRAMMTIIRDKETPKEEFVFYADRLIRLLIEEALNELPFEKKEIFTPLGAKYQGVSFSSKICGVSIVRAGESMESSLRAVCRGCRIGKILIQRNEDNALPELFYEKLPADISDRWVMLLDPMCATAGTACKAIDVLLKHGVKEERIIFVNILAAPQGIERIFNEHPHVCMVTAAVDTSLNQKHYIVPGIGDFGDRYFGTI, encoded by the exons ATGACACAGTCTCCGACTTCGCTCGTCTCCACGGGCCCTGTCCTCACCGACTGCCGCTACACCAGGAACGAGAATGAAGAAAAAATTCTCGAAGATATCATGAGCAG GGCGCCGGTCCCTGCCTTCGAAAGACAACTGACCTCCCCGTGCATCGTGCGGTGCATCGCCT GCCTGGGTCGTCTGTTCCCTGTTTTTCCCAGGTTTCCCAACGTCGTGCTCATGAAGCAGACcgctcagctgcgcgcgatGATGACTATCATCAGAG ACAAAGAGACCCCGAAGGAAGAGTTCG TATTCTACGCCGACCGTCTGATCCGTTTGCTCATCGAGGAAGCCTTGAACG AGCTGCCTTTTGAGAAGAAAGAGATCTTCACTCCTCTCGGCGCGAAATATCAGGGcgtctcgttttcttccAAGATCTGCGGCGTGTCGATCGTCCGCGCGGGTGAGTCGATGGAGAGTAGCTTGCGGGCGGTatgccgcggctgccgcatcGGCAAAATCTTGATCCAGAGGAACGAAGACAACGCCTTGCCCGAG CTCTTCTACGAGAAGCTCCCCGCGGACATCAGCGACCGCTGGGTGATGCTGCTGGATCCCATGTGCGCGACAGCCGGCACCGCCTGCAAAGCGATCGACGTTCTCCTGAAGCACGGCGTCAAGGAGGAGCGAATCATTTTTGTCAACATCTTGGCTGCACCGCAGGGCATTGAGCGCATCTTCAACGAGCACCCGCACGTCTGCATGGTCACTGCTGC GGTCGACACGTCCCTGAACCAGAAGCACTACATTGTACCAGGCATCGGCGACTTCGGCGACCG CTACTTCGGGACTATCTGA
- a CDS encoding uncharacterized protein (encoded by transcript BESB_073560), protein MATDTPSSVFTGVQRFYSDIWTACREASAVTQVLHMLVDTIDAGGELMTMEQLRAAADHGRDLRPQAAGLAAGTGAALIIRATGVFKNGPIWKPASIVLPAWFAGFALTRLYSNFNFVRIAMRDDDSKLSRKLRAAYKKLAPPGSTTLDNL, encoded by the exons ATGGCAACTGACACTCCTTCCTCCGTTTTTACAGGCGTGCAGAGGTTCTATTCAGATATTTG GACAGCATGCAGGGAAGCGAGCGCAGTGACTCAG GTGCTCCACATGCTGGTAGACACCATtgacgccggcggagagctAATGACGATGGAGCAGCTCAGAGCTGCCGCAGACCACGGCCGAGACTTG cggccgcaggcagcaggcTTGGCGGCGGGCACTGGCGCTGCACTCATCATCCGAGCAACCGGCGTGTTCAAGAACGGCCCGATTTGGAAGCCCGCGTCAATTGTTCTTC CTGCGTGGTTTGCCGGTTTCGCGTTGACCCGGCTCTACTCGAATTTCAACTTC GTGCGGATAGCCATGCGAGACGACGACTCGAAGCTCTCACGAAAACTCCGAGCAGC GTACAAGAAGCTGGCCCCACCAGGGAGCACTACGCTCGACAATCTCTAG